Below is a window of Halobaculum lipolyticum DNA.
GCGTCCCGTCTTCTGCTGCCTTGTACGCAGCCATACAGAGTCGCAGGATACGCTCACCATCGAACAGGTCGAATGTGGCGTTCTCGCCGGCAGAAAACGCCCGAATCGCATCACGGTTTTCAGCGACGAATCCACCCGTGACGACCGTCGCCGCGGCGATCGGCATGCGCCCGCTCGTTGCGGTTTGCTTTTCGGCCCATCCGTCGCCGTCGCCGAGGGCATCCGAGAAGAACACACTTGAGGAGTCGTCATCAGAGCGGACCTGCCCAGAATACTCTGGGCCGAGGAGTTCGATATGGCGGCTCACTCCCGAGCCGACAAAACACCACGAGCCCGTCGCCTCCGAGACGACCGGGTTTCCAGCAGCGTCCTCATACCGGACCGTCACCCGTGCGTAATCCTCCGACGGGTGTTCTTCGTAGTCTACGCCGTATCTCTCCTGCAACTCTTCAGCGTACGATTCTCGTGCCCACTTGAGCGTCTCTGTGTCAGCAGTGACTGAAACTGGTTCGAGCTGTCCCTCGGCTTCGGGATCACGCAGAAGGTAGTCATTGCCACCGAGTGAGTGACAGAGCATGTCGGTGAGGGCACCGCCGCCTTGTTTTTGCCCGTCCCAGAACCATCCAGAGTGTGGCCCGCCGTGTTCAGCTTGCGAACGGGCCAGATACGGCCGGCCAGCGTCTCGGCCACGTTGCCACAAGAGCGAGCGGAGGTCCTTGATATCCGGCTCGTGGATCCAGTTTTCTAAATATGCGTGCGGAAGATCTACTGATTCGATCCGGTCGATCAAGTGGCGTGCTTCTGGGAGCGTCCGTGCGATCGGCTTTTCGAGCGCGATTCCCTGTAATGTCGCCCCCGATTCGACCGCATCTACGAGCGTATCCACAGTCTCGGTACGTGTGAAATTCGGCGTTGCGATCCAAATCCCGTCCACTTCCGGATCGTGTGCCAATTCGGCTAGTTCTCCCGCTCCATACACACTTGGGTCGCCGCGCCCGTGTTCACGACAGGTCTCTGCGAGGTCGACGGCGTTCTCGCGAGTCCGGTTTTGGATCCCAGCGATGTGTACGTCGGAAAGATAGTCGACGCTGGGGGCATGCGCGTCACGACTAATGAAGCCAGCACCGACGAGCCCGATTCCAAAACGCGAGTCACTCATGTCACCGCAGGTGGTTGCAATGATGATAAGTATATGGCTGGATCGCAGTTCACCCCGAACTGAGGAGAATACCGACGACCACGATTTGGTCCAGAGTAGAATGGCTTCACTATCCACTATGTGTCGCGTGCTATCTGTACGGTGCGAGTTCGATCTGTTCGCACCGAACAGCCTATGGTGGTGTACGGGTAGGCAATTGACAGATATCCGATGGCAGTTCTAGACGATCTCTCCGGATTCGAATTCGAGGATCTCATGGAGGACGTGTTCCGGAATCTCGGCTACGAAAACGTCCACCAAGCGTCGAAAACTGCCGACGAAGGGCGAGACGTCCTCATGGAAGAGGTCGTCGACGGGACACGCCGCGGCGTCGTCGTCGAGTGCAAGCACACCGGGTCAGTGGGTCGACCTGTCGTCCAGAAACTCCACTCGGCGGTCGCGACGTACGACTTCGCAGGCCCGAAGCGTGGAATCGTCGTCACGACCGGGCGGTTCTCGAAGCCAGCACGAGAGTATGTTGAGCGACTGCAAGCGAACGGCGACCCACATCCCATCGAGCTGATCGACGGAACCGATCTCAGGGAGATCGCCGACGAGATCGGGCTCGATCTCTACAACGGTCGTATCGAGATCCTGTGTGATGAGACGCTCCGCCCGTACGACCCGTCTGCATCGGTCGCGGCACCCGTCGAAGAGGCGTTCAGAGATATCGACAACCTGGACACAGAGACGCTCCCCGAGCCCCACTCTCAGGTCTCCTTTCGGCCAGTGGTCACCATCACTGCCGACACGAACGCGGTCTTCGAGACCTCCGTCGGTGTGATCCACCGGATCAACGACCGCACCCAGTTCGTCGCACACGCCGACCGCGGGCACCCGTCGGTCGCCGAAGAGTCGGTCGCGAGCCTCGTCGCACAGAACCTCCACACGACCGTCGACGTCGGCGACGAACGAATCCGAAGCACCTTCGACGAGGTCGACGACCACCGCTTCGGGCAGACACAAACCGAGTACAAAGAGTGGGCCGTCAATCGCCTTCGCGAGCATCACACAACGACGGTGACCTACACCGGCGACAACAACGTCACGTACAACAAAGAGTGCGAGCCGAATCTCTCGGATATCTCGGTGCAGTCGATCGAGCCTGTGTACCTTCCAGAGGTTCGCCACACGACCCACCTCGAGGAGTACACCTACCCGTACGAGTACTACGCCGCGGGTCCCTCGCGAGTCACCACCGACGATCAGATTCACGGCTGTGTCCACTGCGACACCGACGGTCACGACGGGTCGTACACGTACTGCGCCAACTGTGGCGCGATCGCGTGTCCGAGCCACACGAAGACCGAACGGCTCGAACAAGATCCAATCTGTACGGGTTGTGCGGTCACCGAGCGGTTCGCGTTGAAGACGAAGTACTTCTACGACGAAGAGAACCTCGCAGCGTTTCGTGAGGAGTACGACGAGATGGCACTCCACCAGAAGGCCATGGAGAACACGTGGCTCGTTGGTGGTGGGGCTGTTGCGACCGTGCTCACGATCGTTGCGATGCTGGTAGTTGCTGGCGTGATCTAATCGTGGCGTCTTTGCTCGTGCATTACGTCCTCGGGAGACGCACACGACTTGGCGCCAGAGAAATACCGCCGACAGTGGGAAGACAGTGATCGGGACTGAGTCACGATTCTATTACTCGCGAGCACGTCGCAACTCGTTGATCGCGATGAGCAGATACACCGCACCGACGAGTCGGGTTCCGCGGTACACCCACGGCTTCCACTCAGGCGTCGACTCAGTCGTGTACGCCAGCCTATCACCGTAGTCGACGTACGCCCGTGGGAACGCGAATACAAGCAGGCCAAGCAACCCCAAGAACCGTTTGAATAACGAGTAGGAGCCGTCGCTGTACCACAGCAGCGCCAGCAGTATCAGTCCCTCAACTCGTGCACCAGGGATAACCCACGGGCGCAGTTCACACTCGTCGGGATTGTCGAGTGCGATCTGCTCGGCCCCTTCGATGAGGGCTTCGGGGGCAACGACTTCGACGGTGCAAATCGCCGTGAACACCTTTCGAAGCATAGGAGGGAGTCATCGGCTCAGCTACTGAAGGTACTGAGTCTTGTCACCCACCGAGAGGACCATTCGGTTTCGGGAGTCGTGAATACGTGTGTCCGACCTCGGCGTTAGTGTGTCTTCTGGGAGTCGAACAAAGGATCACGGATTGCTCACGATACGTGCGATTTCGCTACTCCAGTGCATAGCTCAGATCACGAACACGTAATTGCGGGTCAAGCGGGAGACAGATGCCCGATTACGTCTCTCGCTGCAAGAGGAGACTCTGCGTCTCGCCCGTTTTGTCAGTGATCGGAGCGACGACGTCCCACCCCTCTTCGCCAAGCTCGTTCAACTGCTTGATCGGTGGCTTGACCTCGCCACCGAATCCGGCCACCATGATGTCGCTGTCGACCTCGATCAGCTGATACTCGTAGGAGGGCATCACCTACGGCGGCGACAGCCAGTTGCAAACGTCTTGTGGTGCACACAGTCATCGACACCACAGACACGAGTCGCCTCGACCAGTGGCTCCTGATCACTCTACCGACTACGAATCGTCTGCGTCTTCGTCTGAACCGAGCCGCCGCGAAAGCCGATCGAACCTGCTTTGCGCCTCCTCACTGCGCTCTCTGCTCGCTGCTTCGTCGTAGACTGCCTCGACGAGCACACCCGACTCCGTCGTCACCTCAACCACTGCATCCGCGTGTCGGGCATCCTCGGGCAGCTCGTCGCGTTCGACGACCAACTGGCGGAGTCCATCTTCGGTTTCGACTTCTAGTACAGCGAGGTCGTCCTCGAAGCGGTCGATGACCGCCGTGTACTCCCCGTCAGCGAGGGCGTCGGATCCGTCCATCACTCGTACGCCTCCTGAAGCACGATTGACCCATCGTCAGCCGTGACTGTGACTGTATCGCCGCCGTTGTTCCAGATCGGAGCCGACGACCCCCAGTACAGTTCTGTCTCGGTGTCGCTCCCACTTCCCGTCCGAAGCGTGAGCTGCTCGCCGGGCGCGAGCGTCGTTCCCTCGGGCATCGTGTAGACGTGATCGGCACTGTCTGCGACGGTCCACCCTGAGAGGTCGAGCTCACTGTCGCCGGTGTTCTCGAACACGACGTACTCGTCGTTGAGGTTCTCTCTGTCCGAGCCTGCGGCATCGGCGTGGACCTCCACCAGCGAGAGTGTGCCCGGTGTAGAGCCACCATCCGGCATCGGCGTCGCGGTCGCCGTCTCCGTCGACGTGCTCGTACGCTCGGTGACAGTGTCTCCGGAGATCACCGCCCGCTCCTCGACGGGAGTCGTATCCCCCGGCTCGATAGCCGTTCCCTCGCGGAGGTCGCGCGGGTCAGTTGGTGCCTCCGCTTGCGTCTTCACCGTCATCGCCGAGTCGTTACTCACGAACACGACCGTCCCGTGCGTCGCCGTCCAGTACGTCGAGATCGAGCGTTCGCCGAAGCGGTCGAGCACTTCCTCGTGCGGATGCCCGTACTGGGAGTCGTAGGCACTGGAGACAACCGCGACCTGTGGCGACACGAGGTCGAGAAGTTCGCTACTGGAACTGCTGTCGCTGCCGTGGTGGCCGGCTTTGTACACGGTCGCACTGAGCGACGACCCGTACTCCTCGACGAGATACGCCTCTTGCATCTCCTCGGCATCACCCGTGTGGAGGACGCTCGTCTGGCCGAACGTGAGGTGGAGAACGACGCCGTTCTCGTTGCGAGAGTCCGTATCCAGGTACGGATCGGGCGGCCCGAGCACTCGCGTCTCGACACCCTCGAAGGAGAGCGAGTCACCTTCGCGGATCTCGAAGAGCGTGACGTCGTACTCCTCCACTGCGTCGAGGTACCGCTCGTACGTCTGGGTGCTCGCGGCGATTCCGGGATCGTAGACGGCGCCGATTCCCTCAGCCTCGGTCTCGTAGTACTCGATGACTGCGGCGTTCCCACCGATGTGGTCGGCGTCGTTGTGCGTGACGACGAGGTGGTCGATCCGTTCGATATCGTTCTCTTGGAGGTACGAGAGGGTGTACTCCCCGTCGTTGCGGAAGTCACCCGTATCGATGAGCATCGTCTCCCCTGTCGGCCCGATGATGAGCGTGCTCGCAGACTGGCCGACGTTGATGAAGTGGACCTCCATCGTTCCCTCGGGTCCAGTCGATTCGGGCTGTGTCGTCGGTGAGTCAGTCGTCGCTTCAGTAGCTGGTTGATCCGTGAGTCCACTCGGGGTCCCCCCTGTACACCCTGCGAGGACGACGATGACGACGACCAGCGCAGTGTGCAACCTCCTGTTCATCACGGAGAGGTTCACCGACAGCCTACATAGCGTTGTCCAGTCTGTTGACCAGAAAGGGAAGCCACGGGATGTCTCAACCCATTCAGATGGGATCCCGCGAAACACGAGTACCCCGCCGATCCCGAGGTCGTGGCTGCGCGCACAGCGACCGGAGGGAGCGAGCACGGAGCGGTGGGTGGGGAGGTGGGGTCAGGGTCGGTCTGGCGTCGAAAAAGAAACCAGCCGCGACGACTACCCTACCTGTCCCACCACCGCCCGCGCTCTGGGAAGTGAACCGACGTATCCCCGGTCACCGCGAGTGAGACGCGCCCGTTGTACCAGTTCTTCGCTGCCCCACGAATCCGCACGCGCTCACCCTCGTCCATCCACGGTGCATCCGACGCCTTCCACACCGTCACCTTCACCCGACTCGTTTCATCGGCGATGAGTCCGACTTGGGCTATTGCTGTGTGGTTCGGATTCCACAATTGTTCGACCCGACCTTCGATGCTCACCTCCCGTCTCGACACCGCCTCCAACTCGCCGATCGGCACGACCGTCCCCGCCCTGCGCTGTTCTGCTTCGAGCACCCGGATACTCGCGCTCAACACACTCCGTCCCTCGCAAACCTCATCGGCCAGCCGCCGACTGATGGCCGCCCGCGTTCCGCTTTCGCGCACACCCTCTGCGATCCGCGCCGCCTGCTGGTTCACCGCCGCCAACTCCGCACAGCTCAACGCCTCCCGTGCATCCTCCTTCTCGAACGCCGGCTCCACGCTCGCCGCTCGCTCCCGAAACCGTTGACGACGCTGCATCGATCCATGTGCGACACACACCCGATTCCCCGCCTCGCGAACCGCCGACTGCGTCTTCCGCCGTTCACGCGTCCGCTGCTTCTCCGCTTCACGCGCTTCCCACTTCTCCTGGGCTTCGAGCGTCATCCCGTACGGGTGGTCCAACTCGCCCATCCCGTCCACCGCCGCGATCGCCTCCGAGTCGATCTTCGCTTGCGTCTCCAACTCGACCGTCGCTCGAAGCTCCACCGCCTCGGCCGCGCCGCTGTCTTCACTGTTCGATTCAACCGAATCGTTATCACCGCTAACGTACGTACGTTCCATTGCAGTCACCGAAGGCGCTCACACAGCGCCCGACATCCCGTGCCTCTAACACGGGATTTCTCACAGACCACACCTCGACGACCAGTCACAACGTGCGCGCTCTCGCTTGCGCCTTCGCGAGCGCCCCGGGGCGCGAGCGAGAGCGCGCCACAGGTGGGGACACGACCAGCGCCGCGCGGCGACCCGGTCGTCGTGAACGTCCAGCGGAGTATGCGTCGGGGGCGAGTGTACGAGCCCCCGGCGGATACCCGCTGGCGGCAAACCGGACGCCCGGCAGGACCCGCCCCCTGGGGCGGAAGCCCGCCCGGAACGGTCGGTGCCGAGTGCGACGACGGCAGGCAGCGGCGAGCGGCGCGAGCCATCGCGATACCCCGTCCATCAGGTCCACCGACGACCGAGAAACCACCGCAGGGTGGGACAGACCGGGGCCGACCGGTCGATCCGGCCCGGCCGACGGTGAGCGACCGTGGGACGGTCGCGAACTGCGCGAGACTCCGCTCGCGCAACAAGCACCCACGGCGCACAGCGAGGCCCGGCCGGTCGAGCGGTCGGGGGCGGTCACCGGCGTTCACCTCCACACCTCCCTGACCGCGAAGGCACTTCCGGCTCAAATTGAAACCCGCTCTGGCTAACGAGTTTGGTAGCTCCGTCCGATAGCTGGCGAGAATGAAATCATCGCCGCCGATGAGTACGCACCGGTATGTGGGTCAGCCGCTGGCGCCTGATTGTGGTGGCTATAGATACACAGATGAATTACTGACTATCAGATGTGCCTCGTCGCCCTCTTCGGGTAATTGCGTTAGTTTGATTCAAGCGATTCTGCCCACTCGATGAAATTGGTGAAGACGACCATCACCACGATGAAGAACACGATGAATACCCCGCCGTGTACGAAGTTGAATTGCCCCGAGAATGCCAGCGAAACGAAGAGGAACGCAGCTACTGCAGCGATTGTCCCTGCCAGATACACCCGTAATTGAGTCTCCATACAGATCTAATAATTCTCAAGGCCATAAATATAGGTGGAAGAACATATTCCAAGCGGTTTCGCTTGATTGAGCGTATTCCAACGAGCAACTGGCAGGAGGTACCCATCAGCTGTTTTCAGACAGAACCAGCTCTGCGGAATTGGAGTTCGACAGAGTAGATTGGTTATATACAATACGCACCACGCGTAGAATATGCCCTCCAGACGACAGCTGCTTCGCCGGATCGGTGCGTCGGCCGCGACACCAGCAGTACTCACAACGGCTGGATGCATCGGAGATGGAACCGTTCGCACCAAGCTCGGCGGCGCATCCACCGATACGATCGACTTCTCCTCACCCGATGATGACGTCTTTGTTCCGCCGAATCAGGTCCCAGCGTACCTCGAGCGGATCGAAGCCGAGTACGGAGAGGCGGCTTTCCCGTGGACAGATATCAGTGCGCTCGCTGGCGAGTTCGTCGGCGCGTACACACAGCAGATGGAAATCGTTCCGGACGATCGATTCGCCGTCCAGGATGCCGCCGTCCTCGTCCACCGCCTCGACTCCAGCCGCTATCGACTTCGAGCTTGGACTGGTGGCCGCCTTCTCGGGAGGCAGTACGAGGTCGGTTTCGGCGGCCACATACAACGAGATCCGGCAATTACCTGGCTCGACCAAGCACTAGAGAGAAAACACGACTCTGAGTTGACCACTGACTATGCGCTCTCGACGACCGGTGGCCGCGTTGCGTTCGCCGACGGTGCCGTTCGCATTCCAGAGGGTAGCTTCGACGCGGAGATCACAGAATCTGAACGGTATCAAACCCGTTGGGAAGGATTCTATACCGGCATCGTACCGCTCATCGGGGTGTGTGACGTTTCGTTCCCGCAGACCGTAGCGAAGCAACTCACCTGGGAACTCTCGAACGGCGTTGGGATTCGGACCCCGATCTAACCGTCACGGGGAGCCACGACTCGCCAAGCCGGCCTCGCCGTTCCAGCCACAGTCACTCCTCCATACCAGAACGGAGTGACGCGAGTCCGTACGCCGCCCCGGCTGAGACAAATCCGACGATACTCGTAGTGAGGAGGTAGATCGTCGCTCTGGCGCCGGGATCGAACAGCGGGACCGCAGCCAACGCCCCAACTGCGACACACAGACAGCCGTACGCGAGATACCGGTCGTACACTGCAGGGTACTCGAGTTCGTTTAAAGCCTCAGCAGCAGACTCACCGGTTCGTGCTCGACGGCGGGTGATTCCGGTGTCGGTCTGTTCTGCGAGATAACGAAGTCGGACTCGCGCCGCAAAGAGCCCGAGTGTACCGCCGCCGAGTAGCCCTTGGGTCACCTCGATGTGCGTGAGGACTCCCACGATAGCACCCAGAAGCACACAACAGACCGCTGCTCCGGCTGCTTCGCCAATGTCGCGAGCGATCAGCGGCCGAGATGCTACCACGGATTCACCACTCCCTGTGGGTGGCTCTCTCGATCACCGTGCCACACCCGGCAAGCGACCACCGTGTCTTGTGATGATCGGGTAACGAGGATGCTGCTACCGAATCCGTTCGAACGACTGTCCCACGGGTCGAGCTGCGAGAGCACCCGGATACGATAGTGGGGATGGAGGGCATCACACTGAACGCGATCACCAACCTGGAGGATAAAGTAGACGGACCGGCGCCGGCCGAGTGAGCCGGCGAGGACAGTCACCAGCGTTCACACCCTCAAACACTGTGTGACCGAGAGGGTACTTCGCAGACGAACCATTCTCCAGCAGTACCTGTGCAGTCTCTTCGAGTATCCCACACCCCACTCACCCTCACTCGGCGATGACCGACCGCCAGTACCTCCAAATCACACCAAGTCCAGACCCACTCCCGGCCGACCGAGTTACAGATCAGTTCGGGCAACTCCATCGGGCAATCGCCGACCACCTCGTCGAAATCTGTCTCGTGAGCGACGGCGAACACGTCACCTACTCCATCGGGACAGCGACTGTGAAATTCGACTCCCTCCGCCGTGTCGTGAATCGGATCGTCCCCGACAGCTACGCTTGCACAGTGCTCGAAGCAGATCCTC
It encodes the following:
- a CDS encoding DUF4177 domain-containing protein is translated as MPSYEYQLIEVDSDIMVAGFGGEVKPPIKQLNELGEEGWDVVAPITDKTGETQSLLLQRET
- a CDS encoding SOSS complex subunit B family protein; the protein is MERTYVSGDNDSVESNSEDSGAAEAVELRATVELETQAKIDSEAIAAVDGMGELDHPYGMTLEAQEKWEAREAEKQRTRERRKTQSAVREAGNRVCVAHGSMQRRQRFRERAASVEPAFEKEDAREALSCAELAAVNQQAARIAEGVRESGTRAAISRRLADEVCEGRSVLSASIRVLEAEQRRAGTVVPIGELEAVSRREVSIEGRVEQLWNPNHTAIAQVGLIADETSRVKVTVWKASDAPWMDEGERVRIRGAAKNWYNGRVSLAVTGDTSVHFPERGRWWDR
- a CDS encoding Gfo/Idh/MocA family protein, whose amino-acid sequence is MSDSRFGIGLVGAGFISRDAHAPSVDYLSDVHIAGIQNRTRENAVDLAETCREHGRGDPSVYGAGELAELAHDPEVDGIWIATPNFTRTETVDTLVDAVESGATLQGIALEKPIARTLPEARHLIDRIESVDLPHAYLENWIHEPDIKDLRSLLWQRGRDAGRPYLARSQAEHGGPHSGWFWDGQKQGGGALTDMLCHSLGGNDYLLRDPEAEGQLEPVSVTADTETLKWARESYAEELQERYGVDYEEHPSEDYARVTVRYEDAAGNPVVSEATGSWCFVGSGVSRHIELLGPEYSGQVRSDDDSSSVFFSDALGDGDGWAEKQTATSGRMPIAAATVVTGGFVAENRDAIRAFSAGENATFDLFDGERILRLCMAAYKAAEDGTRVELADASLDSYTPPPAR
- a CDS encoding restriction endonuclease yields the protein MAVLDDLSGFEFEDLMEDVFRNLGYENVHQASKTADEGRDVLMEEVVDGTRRGVVVECKHTGSVGRPVVQKLHSAVATYDFAGPKRGIVVTTGRFSKPAREYVERLQANGDPHPIELIDGTDLREIADEIGLDLYNGRIEILCDETLRPYDPSASVAAPVEEAFRDIDNLDTETLPEPHSQVSFRPVVTITADTNAVFETSVGVIHRINDRTQFVAHADRGHPSVAEESVASLVAQNLHTTVDVGDERIRSTFDEVDDHRFGQTQTEYKEWAVNRLREHHTTTVTYTGDNNVTYNKECEPNLSDISVQSIEPVYLPEVRHTTHLEEYTYPYEYYAAGPSRVTTDDQIHGCVHCDTDGHDGSYTYCANCGAIACPSHTKTERLEQDPICTGCAVTERFALKTKYFYDEENLAAFREEYDEMALHQKAMENTWLVGGGAVATVLTIVAMLVVAGVI
- a CDS encoding lamin tail domain-containing protein; protein product: MNRRLHTALVVVIVVLAGCTGGTPSGLTDQPATEATTDSPTTQPESTGPEGTMEVHFINVGQSASTLIIGPTGETMLIDTGDFRNDGEYTLSYLQENDIERIDHLVVTHNDADHIGGNAAVIEYYETEAEGIGAVYDPGIAASTQTYERYLDAVEEYDVTLFEIREGDSLSFEGVETRVLGPPDPYLDTDSRNENGVVLHLTFGQTSVLHTGDAEEMQEAYLVEEYGSSLSATVYKAGHHGSDSSSSSELLDLVSPQVAVVSSAYDSQYGHPHEEVLDRFGERSISTYWTATHGTVVFVSNDSAMTVKTQAEAPTDPRDLREGTAIEPGDTTPVEERAVISGDTVTERTSTSTETATATPMPDGGSTPGTLSLVEVHADAAGSDRENLNDEYVVFENTGDSELDLSGWTVADSADHVYTMPEGTTLAPGEQLTLRTGSGSDTETELYWGSSAPIWNNGGDTVTVTADDGSIVLQEAYE
- a CDS encoding DUF3006 domain-containing protein, with product MDGSDALADGEYTAVIDRFEDDLAVLEVETEDGLRQLVVERDELPEDARHADAVVEVTTESGVLVEAVYDEAASRERSEEAQSRFDRLSRRLGSDEDADDS